The genomic region AAGCTGGCGGCAAGCGCCACCGAAACCAGAAACGCGCGAGCAAGCGAACGAGAAATCAAGATGGACCCCACACCGTCCAAGGCATCGCGCGCAAACCCCAATCTTGAAGCATGATCCGACCGGAGACCGGGACCCGTCGCGACGGGCTTTTTCGCAATCACGCTCCAGCGCTTATGCCCTGAAGCCATTGATTAAAATTCTAACCTCTGGGTCATGTGGTCGCAACCCGCACGGGGATCACGAGCCCGTTGGCCCAAAGGCGTGGTCAACGAAGACTTAAACTGGGCTGAAACTTGGGCCTTTCGGCCAAACCAGCACTGAGATCGCTGATTTGGGCAAAAAAAGGGTTAACGCGGGGTTACCGGGGGCCTCCGGGACGGTTTGGCCGGCCTCAAATTCAGCGTCGTCTCGGCGAAAGCCAGGACGACGGCGGAGGGGGACGCGTCCAACGGGCCCCAAAGCCCGCCCGAATCAGCCCAGTTTCCGGCCAATATCGAGGAATTTCTGCCGCCGATGCTTGCGGATGGCGTCCCCGTCCAGACCCCGGAGTTCGTCAAAGGCCTTGGCAATGGCGTCGCCCGTGGTGGCGATCATGGCGGCGGGGTCGCGATGGGCGCCGCCGACCGGCTCCTTCAGGATGCTGTCGATCACGCCGAAGCGGAGCATGTCCTGGGCCGTGATCTTCATGTTGTTGGCGGCTTCCTGCGCCTTGGAGCCGTCGCGCCAGAGGATCGAGGACGCCGCCTCGGGCGAGATCACGCTGTAGATCGCGTGCTCCAGCATCAGGACCTTGTTGGCGGTGGTGATGGCGATGGCGCCGCCCGACATGCCCTCGCCGGTGATGATGGCGACGTTCGGCACGGTCAGCGCCATGCAGGCATCAGTCGAACGCGCGATCGCCTCGGCCTGGCCGCGCTCTTCCGCGCCGATGCCGGGATAGGCGCCGGCGGAATCGGCGAGCGACAGCACCGGCAGGCCGAACCGCTCCGCCATCTCCATCAGCCGCACGCATTTGCGATAGCCCTCGGGCCGCGCCATGCCGAAATTATGCTTGATGCGGCTCTCGGTGGAATCGCCCTTTTCCTGGCCCATCACGCAGATGGCCTCGCCGCGGAAGCGGCCGAAGCCGGCCACCAGCGCCTCGTCCTCGCCGAACTTGCGATCGCCGGCGAGCGGGGTGAACTCGGTGATCAGGCCCTTGATGAAGTCGTTGAAATGCGGCCGCTGCGGATGCCGCGCGACCAGCGTTTTCTGCCACGGCGTCAGGTTCAGATAGAGGTCGGCCATCGCCTGCGCCGCCTTGTCCTCGATCCGCCCGATCTCCTCGGCGATGTCGCTGCCGGAGGCCGCAAGCGTCCGCAATTCATCGAGCTTGGAATCGAGCTCGGCGACGGGCTTTTCGAAATCGAGATAGCTGCGCATCTGGTCTGGCATCAACTCAATATAGGGAGGACGGGGCGAGGCGGCGAAGCGGATTCGATGTCGCGGAAAGAAGTGTAGGTTCGTCAATGAGTTGGCTTGTGTGCTCGCAACGAGCGCAGGCCAAATCATCGTGAGGCCCCGGCTCTTTCTGCGGAGATGTGGCCGAAGTCAAGGCGGTTTCATCGTTCCAGTACCGTAGCCCGGATGAGCGAAGCGATATCCGGGGCAGGTCGCCCGATCGTCAATCCCGGATGTCGCTTCGCTCATCCGGGCTACTGC from Bradyrhizobium lupini harbors:
- a CDS encoding acetyl-CoA carboxylase carboxyltransferase subunit alpha, which gives rise to MPDQMRSYLDFEKPVAELDSKLDELRTLAASGSDIAEEIGRIEDKAAQAMADLYLNLTPWQKTLVARHPQRPHFNDFIKGLITEFTPLAGDRKFGEDEALVAGFGRFRGEAICVMGQEKGDSTESRIKHNFGMARPEGYRKCVRLMEMAERFGLPVLSLADSAGAYPGIGAEERGQAEAIARSTDACMALTVPNVAIITGEGMSGGAIAITTANKVLMLEHAIYSVISPEAASSILWRDGSKAQEAANNMKITAQDMLRFGVIDSILKEPVGGAHRDPAAMIATTGDAIAKAFDELRGLDGDAIRKHRRQKFLDIGRKLG